The Roseofilum casamattae BLCC-M143 genome has a segment encoding these proteins:
- the bioB gene encoding biotin synthase BioB, with protein MVQAPLADRSQKLGRSPSDCSPHLLDASSLGAWLDGLSDRIIAGKRLTKDEALALTQIEGQENILLLCAAADRVRQECCGNVVDLCSIVNVKSGNCSENCGFCAQSAHHPGKDSPIYELKSTEEILAQAKAAAVAGAKRFCLVSQGRGPKYSSPKSGEFDRILETVRQIIDETDIKPCCALGEVTPEQARALKEAGVTRYNHNLEASENYFPSVATTHQWQDRVETIKNLKAVGIQACTGGILGMGESWEDRVDLALSLRELAVESVPLNLLNPREGTPIGKQDRLDPYEALKAIAIFRLILPEQIIRYAGGREVVMGDMQALGLKAGINAMLVGHYLTTLGQPPERDREMLESLGLEGGEAPIPGQR; from the coding sequence CTCAGCGATCGGATTATCGCCGGAAAACGACTCACCAAAGACGAAGCACTGGCGCTAACGCAAATTGAAGGACAAGAAAATATTCTCTTGCTCTGTGCGGCAGCGGATCGCGTTCGTCAAGAATGCTGCGGTAATGTGGTCGATCTGTGCAGTATTGTTAACGTCAAGTCGGGCAATTGTTCCGAAAACTGCGGGTTTTGCGCCCAGTCAGCGCACCATCCCGGTAAAGATTCTCCCATCTACGAACTGAAATCTACGGAAGAAATTTTAGCGCAAGCCAAAGCCGCAGCCGTAGCTGGAGCCAAGCGCTTCTGTTTGGTCAGTCAAGGACGGGGACCGAAGTATAGTTCTCCCAAGTCTGGAGAGTTCGATCGCATCCTCGAAACCGTTCGCCAAATTATCGACGAAACCGATATCAAACCCTGTTGCGCTCTCGGGGAAGTCACCCCAGAACAAGCACGAGCGCTGAAAGAGGCAGGAGTCACGCGCTATAACCATAACCTGGAAGCTTCGGAAAACTATTTCCCCTCGGTTGCGACGACTCATCAGTGGCAAGACCGAGTAGAAACCATCAAAAACCTGAAAGCAGTCGGCATTCAAGCCTGCACCGGCGGTATTTTGGGCATGGGCGAAAGTTGGGAAGACCGAGTGGATTTGGCCTTGTCTCTGCGCGAGTTAGCCGTAGAGTCGGTTCCCCTGAACTTGCTCAATCCTCGCGAAGGCACTCCTATCGGAAAACAAGACCGACTCGATCCTTACGAAGCTCTAAAGGCGATCGCTATTTTCCGCCTGATTCTGCCGGAACAAATCATCCGCTATGCTGGCGGACGGGAAGTCGTGATGGGCGATATGCAAGCATTAGGACTGAAAGCTGGAATTAATGCCATGCTTGTCGGCCACTATTTAACCACCCTCGGCCAACCTCCAGAGCGCGATCGCGAAATGCTGGAATCCTTGGGCCTCGAAGGTGGAGAAGCACCCATCCCCGGACAACGGTAA